Genomic window (Nymphaea colorata isolate Beijing-Zhang1983 chromosome 1, ASM883128v2, whole genome shotgun sequence):
GCCACAACTCAAAGAGAACAGAGAATagattctttaaaaaaatttaccaaggGCGATTATTTGAAGTTTTTCTCAAAGCAGGGTTGTGCACGAGTGAGCCGAGTGGAGCTCAAGCTTGATCAGCTTGACTTGACTTCACTTGACTATGCTCCGATCGGGCTCGAGTCAAGCTATACGAggtcagctcgagctcgtttGAGCTTGTTTAACAACTTCCCTTATTTTTAAGTTTAGAAatggcaaaataaaaaaaaaaacctagatTAAATGAGCTTATATCTTGAGTTAAAACTACTCGAGTTCAAACTGGAGTACTTGTCTACACTTGAGTTTTTCGTAAACCTTGAGTCTAAACAGGGTTTGAGTGGAGTTGAAATTGGTTTGTTGTACAACCCTACTTAAAAATGTTATATTATCTTTTAAAAGTTGACCAATGACCATCtactttttaaaataattcaCAAGTACAATGAAAAATACTAACATATATTTAAAGTGATTGTTTCATTTTAATGAACAGAAGTCCCTTTAACTGGATGAACCTGCTTGAGATATTGGACATTtgattttccccaaaaaaagaaaaaaagaaaaatgagatgaaCCAGCTTGAGGATGCTGTAACTGCATGGCAAGAGCTTATTAATCTCAAAAATGGCTTCCTTGACAATTTATTCATGTAGGAGTACCTCGTGGATACCTCTGTTCTTGAACAAATTATGAGCAGAAATCTTATTCTGTCTCTCTTATAGTGGTAGCCACGACTGGGCTCCTTACAGTATGCTTTTCTTGGTCATCCACCCATGTCAGGAACCCAAAAACTATGGGGTCTTTCATGGGCCGCTTCACTTTCAATGTGAGAGAAAACAAGGCTTTCTGGTTTTTCCTCTGGAATGTGAGCTTTAATGGAGTCACTGTCACGCTAAAGCCCTTCATTTTTGTGAGCTTGGCAGTGTAAGTCGTAGGACCATCATCTCCTACATTTGTCACCGTCCTCTGAAACCTCCACACACCAGAGGACTGTTCTGAATCTAGGAAACTGATGAAAGACGGGTAGTTCAAATCAAGATTCCCCCCTTTGCATCGATCGTAGTCGGAAGAGTTTCTTGCAATTGCCTGGAACTCTGCTCTCGTAAGATTCAGGGCACAGAGGAACTTGACATAGTCTCCTCGACCAGCATCATAGACCAGGCCAGGGTCCATGGCCTTGTTTGGATTGATCTCACCTGATCCTATGGCGATAGGAGATGCACCATCGTAAATGGGCTTCCCAGTATTATCCAAAATGTTAGCAGTCGTCATCATGGCCGACCAGATTGCGGCCGGACTCCAGTCCGGATGAGCAGACTTCAGCAGCGCTGCGAGCCCGGCGGCGTGAGGGCATGCCATTGATGTTCCAGACAAGAGGGTGAAGTTGCTAAAGAATGACTTTCCCTGCAAGGTTGCAGCAGATACATTAGGAGAATAAGCTGCCAATATAAGAGTACCAGGTGCCACAACGTCTGGTTTCAGTATGGATGAAGTGCCGAATGATGGACCCTTTGAGCTGAATTCTGCATAGGTAGGCGCCGGTTTTATGCCGGTAAAAGTCCTGCGGAATGTCAGGCTAACAGTTGGATTCTTGCTGGTTTTCACATACTTCCTTATGGCTGCTGAATCTTTGGGATTCAATACAGATGCTGGGCACTCGAAATTTGTTGCTCTTATGACAAGCGAGACGTTTGTTAGGAGCAATGCGCCTGCGCCCTTTGCATCTGCAACAGTTGAGGTCTCGGATACTGATGATTCATCGGCCCCCTCACATACAACAACCTTCTTCGTTACATTCTTTAGATCATCACTTGAACCGCAGGATGCACTATAGTGCAGCGGTAGATTTTTCACCGTCTTCTTACCAATATACAAGGATGAGCCGACGAAGGAAGCTCCATTTCCGAGAGTGACAACGCCGGAGAATTGGCGATCTATGGTGGTAGCACCAACTGTGAGGATCCAGGGAGATCCATTGCGGAGGGTCCTGGACTCAGGTCCCCTGTTTCCTGCAGCTGCAGAGACAAGGATCCCTTTCTCCATTGCTGCAAACGCACCAACCGCAATGGGGTCTTCGTAGAGAGGAGTAGTTCGCCGAAAGCTCATGGAGAGTGAGATCACATCCACACCATCTGCAATTGCCTTTCCATGGCAGCAAGGGTATCAGAAGCAACCAGTCCTTCTTCCCAAATGACCTTGTAGATAGCTAGCCGAGCGCGCGGGGCTACGCCCCTCGCAGTGCCCGCACCATAGCCAAAATATGAAGCTCCTCCAGCGTAGTTTCCAGCAGCAGTTGATGCGGTGTGCGTGCCATGGCCGTCGGTGTCCCTTGCAGAATTCATGGATATCGTGCGATTGGGGTCCTCTGCTAAGAGTCCCTTGTTGAAGAAACGTGCTCCAATGAGCTTCCTGTTGCATATGGAGTCATTGAAAGCTGTACCAGATTCACATTGGCCCTTCCACCTCTTGGGGATCTCTGGCATCCCATCGTCTCTAAAACTCGAGCTCTCGGGCCAGACGCCGGTGTCGACGATGCCTATTATGATGTCTTTGCCATACTTGGATGCAGGCCAGATCCAAGAAGCGGGGTTCAGGCCCAGATACTTGTAGGTATGGGTGGTTTCCTTTGTGCCTGATATGTCCCGGAAAGCGGACAGGAAACCAGGGGATCTCTTGAGCAGTTCGAGCTGAGATCTGGAGAGAAGAGCGCTGAAGCCATTGATGGCATGGGTGTAAGTGTAGATGTGGCTTGACTGCTGAGCAGAGGCAGCATCATCTGCAGCAGCAATGAAGCTCTCAGACGAGAGGAGGGAGGTGTACCAATGGTGGTGGCTGCTGAAGGCCGTCGGCATGACTGACACGTCCATGTGGACTATGTAGGACTCCCTCGCTCCCGACACGCTCGTCCATGGTTGGAAAATGAACAAGATTAGGAAAGCAGAAAGCAGCGAAGGAGTAGGGGAAGACATTGGTACTCTAATGGCTGTCCGCTCTGTACTTCCTCTACTCCCACCTAATTATAGTAGAAAGCCGGAGACCTGAAAATAGTAAAGTCGTAGGAGCAGATGGCTCATCATGGTCTCTTTACATTATACAGATATTTCGAGTCAATTGGATAACGTAACGCCCCCTGTTTTTGTCTCAACTTCAGAAGAAGGCCACAAAAATCGAGATACAGTAAAAGCCATTTTCTTTAACAACACTTCCACCTCCACTTTATTGTTGTGGCTTGAGATGAATCACAAAACATCCTCTTAAACTTCATTTTCATAGAGAAAAATTACGTTCACTTTTCACCAGACAGATTGAGTTTCTTTGTCAAGATTTGCCTTTCACGATCTTCTGTGTTAACTCTGCTTCGGCTGTATTGTTCAGTTCAATTAAAAGTCGTCGTGCAAAATTTTTCGAACATTGTGGGGCCATTTGAGCCCGGTGAGGGAAGACAGCTTATCATCCTTCAGAACAAGAAAGTACGCTGAGCCATCATTTTTATGGGCTGCAAGAGAAAGATTGCAGTGAGCTCCACATACACTTTTCTCAAAACTAGTTGCTGCCGACAACACCCTCAACGCCCCACACATACTTAAAGTACTTGTCTGGATCTATATGTACCCTTAATAAACACTTATTCATTCGCCGTTTTCATCGAAGGGAGTGCTGTGACATTATTTAAAGTGATTATTTTACTTAAAATATATCAACATATATTTTATCCCGAACTTAGGGATACAACACTCATTGattgtttcaaatatcaaatgatCTTGGGGTTGTTGGCAACAGTAATTGGATGTTTATGTTCTAACGAAAAGTATCAGTATTAAAAACTGAGATACATTCAtgatacattttttaaattgtctCATGGTTCATGGttctaccttaatttttttggctacatacatgaaacagtaacatGGTGTTACTCTTCCCAAACAGCTCCTAAGAGACTGTTTGATAACAAAAGCGGTAACAAATTATTTCATGCATCTaccaaaaaattaatataaattcatcaaacactatATTATAATATGCCTATATTATAATATGCCATAAATCTACTGCAATCCTTAGAGTAGATTTATCCAACGTTTTGTGATTGTTCCAATTTACAAACGACTCCTGAACGACTCATTAAAATTTCCTCTAAACTTGCCTTCCTCCTTCTAAACGAACATAAGTGTCAAACAAAGATATTATACTTGATGCCAATATGTACAGATACTAATGCACAGTAACCAAATTTTCTATTATTCATAAAATCTTAAAGCGTTCAAATGGATAGCAAAATAATTGAGGGACAATAATCAAACTATGAGGGTCCAGGAGCCCACATGAGTCCACGTGACGATATTGGTTTTcactttatatatttttcaaagaattaagtttatgttaaattgtttttcatttagaaaattgaaaagtaTGCCGACCGGATCGGCTTTCACCATAATGCTCAAAATTGGTAGACTTCGTTTTTGGTTAGGTATTGCTTATCATATCTAATTCAATCGGATCTGCTTTCACCATAATGCTCAAAATTGATCTTATATTTGTAACTTTCTTAATACcaagttgatttttttgttctatCAAACGCTTACTCAAAATATCTCCCAACAAAACTAGGAGACTTCATTTTCCAAAAAGACATTGAGATGAACCTGCTTGAGTATGCTGTCACCGGATGGCAAGAACTTGATTAATCTCAGAAATAGCTTCCTTGACAGTTTATTCTTGGTAGAAACTATAAGGAGAACTCTTAATCTTCTGTCTCTCTTACAGTGGTAGCCACGATTGGGCTCCTTACAGTATGCTTTCCTTGGTCATCCACCCAAGTCAAGAACCCAAAAACTATGGGGTCTTTCATCGGCCGCTTCACTTCCAATGTGAGAGAAAACGAGGCTTTCTGGTTTTTCCTCTGGAATGTGAGCTTTAATGGAGTCACTGTCACGCTAAAGCCCTTCATTGTTGTGAGTTTGGCAGTGTAAGTCGTAGGACCATCTTCTCCTACATTTGTCACCGTCCTCTGAAACATCCACACACCAGAAGACTGCTCTGAATCTAGGTAACTGATGAAAGACGGGTAGTTCAAATCAAGATTCCCGCCTTCGCATCGATCGTAGTCGGAAGAGTTTCTTGCAATTGCCTGGAACTCTGCTCTCGTAAGATTCAGGGCACAGAGGAACTTGACATAGTCTCCGCGACCAGCATCGTAGACCAGACCTGGGTCCATGGCCTTGTTTGGATTGATCTCACCTGAACCCACCGCCAGAGGAGATGCACCACCGTCAATGGGTTGCCCGGTGTTATCCAAAATGTTAGCAGTTGTCATCATTGCCGACCGGATTGTGGCCGGACTCCAGTCCGGGTGAGCAGACTTCAGCAGCGCAGCGAGCCCGGAGGCGTGGGGGCATGACATGGATGTTCCAGACAGGAGGGTGAAGTTACTAAAGAATGATTTTTGCCGCAAGGTTGTAGCAGATGCAGTAGGAGAATAAGCTGCCAATATAAGAGTACCAGGTGCCACAATGTCTGGTTTCAGTATGGCTGAAGTGCCGAATGATGGTCCCCTTGAGCTAAATTCTGCAATGGTGGGTGCCGGCTTTATGCCGGTAAAAGTCCTGCGGAACGTCAAGCTAACAGTTGGGTTCTTGCTGGTTTTCACATACTTCCTTATGGCTGCTGAATCTTTGGGATCCAATACAGATGCTGGGCATTCAAAATTTGTTGCTCTTATCACAAGCGAGTTATTTGTTAAGAGCAATGCACCTGCGCCCTTTGCATCTGCAACAACGAAGGTCTCAAATACTGATGATTGGCCGGTCGCTTCACATACAACCACCTTCTTTTTCACTAGATCTTTTAGCTCAGCAGGTGAACTGCAGCTTGCAACGGATTCATTATAGTACAGCGGCAGATTTTTCACCGATCTGTTACCGATATACAAGGATGAGCCGACGAAGGAAGCTCCATTTCCGAGAGTGACGACGCCGGAAAATCTGCGATCTATGGCGGTAGCACCAACTGTCAGTATCCAGGGAGCGCCATTGCGGATGGACCTGGATTCAGGTCCCCTGTTTCCAGCAGACGTAGAcacaaaaatgcctttctccaTCGCCGCAAATGCACCTACGGCGATGGGGTTTTCGTAGAGGGGAGTAGTTCGTCGATAGCTCATGGAGAGTGAGATCACATCGACACCATCTGCAATTGCCTGGTCCATTGCAGCAAGAGTATCAGAAGCAACGATACCTTCATTCCAAATGACCTTGTACATAGCTAGCCGAGCGCGCGGGGCTACGCCTCTCGCAGTGCCTGCACCATAGCCAAAGTATGAAGCTCCTCCAGCATAGTTTCCGGCAGCAGTTGATGAGGTGTGCGTGCCATGGCCGTCGGTGTCCCTTGCAGAATTCATGGATATTGTGAGATTGGGGTCCTGTGCCAAGAGTCCCCTGTTGAAGAAACGCGCTCCAATGAGCTTCCTGTTGCACATGGAGGCATTGAAGGCCGTACCAGCTTCACATTGGCCCTTCCACCTCTTGGGGATCTCCTGCATCCCATCGTCTCTGAAACTCGAGCTCTCCGGCCACACGCCGGTGTCAACGACGCCTATGATGATGTCTTCCCCATACTTGGACGCAGGCCATATCCCAGAGACAGGACTCAGGCCTAGATACTCGTAGGTATAAGTGGTGTCCTTTGTGCCTGATATGTCCCCGTAAGCAGCCACGAAACCAGGGGATCGCTTGAGCAGTTCCAGCTGAGTTCTGGAGAGAACAGCACTGAAGCCATTGATGGCATGGCTGTAAGTGTAGATGTGGCTTGACTGCTGAGAAGGGGCAGCATCATCGGCAGCAGCAATGAAGCTCTCAGATGAGAGGATGGAAGTGTACCAATGGTGGTGGCTGCTGAAGGCCCTCGGCATGGCTGCAACGTCCATGTGGACTATGTACGCATCCCTCTTTCCCGATGCGCTCGTCCATAGTTGGAAAATGAACAGGGTCAGGAAAGCAGAGAGCAGCGGTGTACTAGAGAGAGACATTGGTACCTGTTAATGGTGGTGCACACTGCACTCTGCAGTTCCTGTGCCTCTGGCCTATAGAAACAGATAAcggagagagagatgacaacGGTAAAGTTGTTGGAATCCATGGCTTCCGTCATTCTACCtgacatcatcatcatctctttACGGGGAGAGAGATCCAGTCGATTGGATGCAGTAAAGGCCCGTTTCTTTACTCTTCACTAACGATAGAAGAAAACAGATCCAGTCGATTGGATGCAGTAAAGgcccttcttttttttactCTTCACTAATGacagagaagaaaacagaaagtaTTGAATTCATCGAACGCCTTCTCTCTAAATTCGACAGTTTGTAGGATCCACTGTACTGAATTTCCGTAGTGTGGATTTCAGAGACATCCATTAAATAGAAAATTCTCAGATTTGGAATCCGACAAGGTGTTCAAATCACAGCATTGTCAAGAACAGAGAATCAAACGTTCTCACAGATTTCAGTTTCAGCAAGAAAGATTGAGTTTATTTTCACGTACCagattgagatatttttttttccttctcttctctaaACTGTGGAACTGGGATTCACCTCCATGCTTCAGTTAAACTCAAATCGTCATGAAGAAATGTTCAAAATAAATAGTTTTGAGAGTGATGGGGCGTCAATCTGATGTGCTTTCAAGGGGCCACTTGGCCCCATTGACAGAGAAGGCAGCTTTATCACTTTACAGATCAAGAAGGCGCTTTAAGTCAAGGCTTTTATGAACACTTATCCGAAACTTTTAATTGATTCTACTCGGTGGTTGATCATTTAAGAAGTGatgtttcatctctttttatttaccgCTCTTCCTTACAAAGGTACTCAAAAATATCTTCGCAAAAGTGAAATTTACAGAAGGCAAAGAGttactttctaaaatttcttcAAGCGAAATGATAAGAACAAGTAGAAAACTATTGAAGTTGCTTTAGAAGCTCATGGAATCTTCCCAATGAATTCTTTAAAAgagatttgagatttttttccCGTGCATGGTCTTTGACCTTTTCGCTTGCATTGCATaggaatttttttgttgcagagTCAAACTATACATTTTAACAAAGgctgaaattttaatttttttaactttttatgcatattaaactaatatttttttatttacatataaatttttaaaactatcGGTCGATACCTTTCAATACGAAGCAGTATTGATAAGAA
Coding sequences:
- the LOC116266750 gene encoding subtilisin-like protease SBT3, whose amino-acid sequence is MSFRRTTPLYEDPIAVGAFAAMEKGILVSAAAGNRGPESRTLRNGSPWILTVGATTIDRQFSGVVTLGNGASFVGSSLYIGKKTVKNLPLHYSASCGSSDDLKNVTKKVVVCEGADESSVSETSTVADAKGAGALLLTNVSLVIRATNFECPASVLNPKDSAAIRKYVKTSKNPTVSLTFRRTFTGIKPAPTYAEFSSKGPSFGTSSILKPDVVAPGTLILAAYSPNVSAATLQGKSFFSNFTLLSGTSMACPHAAGLAALLKSAHPDWSPAAIWSAMMTTANILDNTGKPIYDGASPIAIGSGEINPNKAMDPGLVYDAGRGDYVKFLCALNLTRAEFQAIARNSSDYDRCKGGNLDLNYPSFISFLDSEQSSGVWRFQRTVTNVGDDGPTTYTAKLTKMKGFSVTVTPLKLTFQRKNQKALFSLTLKVKRPMKDPIVFGFLTWVDDQEKHTVRSPVVATTIRETE
- the LOC116250190 gene encoding subtilisin-like protease SBT3 — protein: MSLSSTPLLSAFLTLFIFQLWTSASGKRDAYIVHMDVAAMPRAFSSHHHWYTSILSSESFIAAADDAAPSQQSSHIYTYSHAINGFSAVLSRTQLELLKRSPGFVAAYGDISGTKDTTYTYEYLGLSPVSGIWPASKYGEDIIIGVVDTGVWPESSSFRDDGMQEIPKRWKGQCEAGTAFNASMCNRKLIGARFFNRGLLAQDPNLTISMNSARDTDGHGTHTSSTAAGNYAGGASYFGYGAGTARGVAPRARLAMYKVIWNEGIVASDTLAAMDQAIADGVDVISLSMSYRRTTPLYENPIAVGAFAAMEKGIFVSTSAGNRGPESRSIRNGAPWILTVGATAIDRRFSGVVTLGNGASFVGSSLYIGNRSVKNLPLYYNESVASCSSPAELKDLVKKKVVVCEATGQSSVFETFVVADAKGAGALLLTNNSLVIRATNFECPASVLDPKDSAAIRKYVKTSKNPTVSLTFRRTFTGIKPAPTIAEFSSRGPSFGTSAILKPDIVAPGTLILAAYSPTASATTLRQKSFFSNFTLLSGTSMSCPHASGLAALLKSAHPDWSPATIRSAMMTTANILDNTGQPIDGGASPLAVGSGEINPNKAMDPGLVYDAGRGDYVKFLCALNLTRAEFQAIARNSSDYDRCEGGNLDLNYPSFISYLDSEQSSGVWMFQRTVTNVGEDGPTTYTAKLTTMKGFSVTVTPLKLTFQRKNQKASFSLTLEVKRPMKDPIVFGFLTWVDDQGKHTVRSPIVATTVRETED